One region of Kogia breviceps isolate mKogBre1 chromosome 17, mKogBre1 haplotype 1, whole genome shotgun sequence genomic DNA includes:
- the PABPC1 gene encoding polyadenylate-binding protein 1, with product MNPSAPSYPMASLYVGDLHPDVTEAMLYEKFSPAGPILSIRVCRDMITRRSLGYAYVNFQQPADAERALDTMNFDVIKGKPVRIMWSQRDPSLRKSGVGNIFIKNLDKSIDNKALYDTFSAFGNILSCKVVCDENGSKGYGFVHFETQEAAERAIEKMNGMLLNDRKVFVGRFKSRKEREAELGARAKEFTNVYIKNFGEDMDDERLKDLFGKFGPALSVKVMTDESGKSKGFGFVSFERHEDAQKAVDEMNGKELNGKQIYVGRAQKKVERQTELKRKFEQMKQDRITRYQGVNLYVKNLDDGIDDERLRKEFSPFGTITSAKVMMEGGRSKGFGFVCFSSPEEATKAVTEMNGRIVATKPLYVALAQRKEERQAHLTNQYMQRMASVRAVPNPVINPYQPAPPSGYFMAAIPQTQNRAAYYPPSQIAQLRPSPRWTAQGARPHPFQNMPGAIRPAAPRPPFSTMRPASSQVPRVMSTQRVANTSTQTMGPRPAAAAAAATPAVRTVPQYKYAAGVRNPQQHLNAQPQVTMQQPAVHVQGQEPLTASMLASAPPQEQKQMLGERLFPLIQAMHPTLAGKITGMLLEIDNSELLHMLESPESLRSKVDEAVAVLQAHQAKEAAQKAVNSATGVPTV from the exons ATGAACCCCAGCGCCCCCAGCTACCCCATGGCCTCGCTCTACGTGGGGGACCTACACCCCGACGTGACCGAGGCGATGCTCTATGAGAAGTTCAGCCCGGCCGGGCCCATCCTCTCCATCCGGGTCTGCAGGGACATGATCACCCGCCGCTCCTTGGGCTACGCGTATGTGAACTTCCAGCAGCCGGCAGACG CGGAGCGTGCTTTGGACACCATGAATTTTGATGTCATAAAGGGCAAGCCAGTACGCATTATGTGGTCTCAGCGTGATCCATCACTTCGCAAAAGTGGAGTGGGCaacatattcattaaaaatttggACAAATCCATTGATAATAAAGCACTGTATGATACATTTTCTGCTTTTGGTAACATCCTTTCATGTAAG GTGGTTTGTGATGAAAATGGTTCCAAGGGTTATGGATTTGTGCATTTTGAGACACAAGAAGCAGCTGAAAGAGCTATTGAAAAAATGAATGGGATGCTTCTAAATGATCGCAAAGT aTTTGTTGGACGATTTAAGTCTCGTAAGGAACGAGAAGCAGAACTCGGAGCTAGGGCAAAAGAGTTCACCAATGTTTACATCAAGAATTTTGGAGAAGACATGGATGATGAGCGCCTTAAGGATCTCTTTGGCAAGTTTG gacCTGCCTTAAGTGTGAAAGTAATGACTGATGAGAGTGGAAAATCCAAAGGTTTTGGATTTGTAAGCTTTGAAAGGCATGAAGATGCACAGAAA GCTGTGGATGAGATGAACGGAAAGGAGCtcaatggaaaacaaatttacgTTGGTCGAGCCCAGAAAAAAGTGGAACGACAGACAGAACTTAAGCGCAAATTTGAACAGATGAAGCAAGATAGGATCACCAGATACCAG ggtgTTAACCTTTATGTGAAAAATCTTGATGATGGTATTGATGATGAACGTCTCCGGAAAGAGTTTTCTCCGTTTGGTACAATCACTAGTGCAAAG GTTATGATGGAGGGTGGTCGCAGCAAAGGGTTTGGATTTGTGTGTTTCTCCTCCCCAGAAGAAGCCACTAAAGCAGTTACAGAAATGAATGGTAGAATTGTGGCCACCAAGCCATTGTATGTAGCTTTAGCTCAGCGCAAAGAAGAGCGCCAGGCTCACCTCACTAACCAGTATATGCAGAGAATGGCAAGTGTAAGAGCTGTGCCCAACCCTGTAATCAACCCCTACCAGCCAGCACCTCCTTCAGGTTACTTCATGGCAGCTATCCCACAG ACTCAGAACCGTGCTGCATACTATCCTCCTAGCCAAATTGCTCAACTAAGACCAAGTCCTCGCTGGACTGCTCAGGGTGCCAGACCTCATc CATTCCAAAATATGCCCGGTGCTATCCGCCCAGCCGCTCCTAGACCACCATTTAGTACTATGAGACCAGCTTCTTCACAGGTTCCACGAGTCATGTCGACACAGCGTGTTG ctaaCACATCAACACAGACAATGGGTCCACGTCCTGCAGCTGCTGCAGCTGCAGCTACTCCTGCTGTTCGCACCGTTCCACAGTATAAATACGCTGCGGGAGTTCGCAATCCTCAACAACATCTTAACGCACAGCCACAAGTTACCATGCAGCAG cCTGCTGTTCATGTACAAGGTCAGGAGCCTTTGACTGCTTCCATGTTGGCATCTGCCCCTCCTCAAGAACAGAAGCAAATGTTGG GTGAACGGCTCTTTCCTCTAATTCAAGCCATGCACCCTACTCTTGCTGGTAAAATCACTGGCATGTTGTTGGAGATTGATAATTCAGAACTTCTTCATATGCTTGAGTCTCCAGAGTCTCTCCGTTctaaa gttgATGAAGCTGTAGCTGTACTACAAGCCCACCAAGCAAAAGAGGCTGCCCAGAAAGCAGTTAACAGTGCCACTGGGGTTCCAACTGTTTAA